TCGTGTTTTAAGTCGCTTCCCGTCGATTGCGACGTTGTATCTCCCCCTCTCCAAGCAGGTGGCGATTGCGGATCCGTTCCTTGCGCTGGTTGACGCCTTGGGTCTGGGCACTCCAGCGGGTCAAGAAGGCTGGCTTGCGGGCCGTTCCTCCAAGCAGAACATTCAGCCCGGAGCTCGCGGAATCTGGATGTCGGCCCTCTGCCGTCGCTTGATGGTGGACACGGGTTTCGATCCGGAATTGCTCAAGCGGAAGGGCAAGGTCATCCGTGATCTCGCCATTGAACGTGGCTGGGATCGGGAGAAGTTCGATGGCTTTGATCAACAGCTTCAAGACCGCCTGTCGGCCTTTTATGCCAGCTCTAACGAGGCTTTTGCACAGGAGCACTGGGGCGTGAGTTGGCAAAGCCTCTTCCCCGCGCGACCTGCTGTTCAACGTGTGTATGTGGGGCCTCAGAGCGAGGTGGATCACAAGGAGATGCGAGCTCTGATGGTTCGCGTGTTGCGCGAGTTGCGTTTTCCCTGGCGGTTGCGGCGTCGTTTCTTCTCTCTTTACGACGCCGCTGTGTGAGGGCGGCTCAGCTCAGCTGAGGCCCTCGCGCTTGGCCTCTTTCCAGGCCAGCCTTGGCGCTGACCAAAGGGTTGCCAGCACCAAGGGCGTGACAGGAACCGCAGCAATCACAATGAAGGCCTGAAGGGCGTTGATGGATGTGGGATCAGTCAGGCTGGAGCCGACCCGGAGCAGCACCAGCGTGAGGCTGCCGATCATGAGAGCCCAGAAGAGGCGGAGTGGTGCTGGGGGTTCATCCCGGCCGCTCACCACCATGGCTGCGGCATAGCTCATCGAGTCGGCGCTGGTGCACATGAACAGCACCACCAGCAAAAGACCAATTGGAATCAGAAGTCCCGACAGCGGAAGCTGGCTGAGGATTGTCAGCAAGGTGGATGCGGCGGCATTGATGCCGTCGCTCTCAAGTGCACTGGTGATGTCCTTACCGTTCAGGTCTAGATACATCCCTGTTCCACCCACAAGCGTGAACCAGAGATTGGTGACCAGTGGGCAGAGAATGGCGACCGCAAGCACTAATTCCCGGATGCTGCGTCCACGGCTCACCCCGGCGGTGAATAGGCCCATCAGGGGTGCGTAGCCGAGGAACCAGCCCCAGTAGAAGATCGTCCACCAGTTGAGCCATTCGCCGGTTTGGGCATTGCGAGGAAGGAGGGCCATCTGGGGGAGATGAACCACATTGCTCAGCAGTGCGCTGAAGAAGTGTTGGATCAGCCAAAGTCCAGGGCCCAGAAGCAGCAGCCCAGCCGCCAGGGCGATGGTGAGCCACACGTTGAGCTCCGACAGCCATTTGATGCCTTTCTGAATGCCGCTGACGGTTGATGTGGCGAACACGGCAGTGAGTAGGACCACCACGAGCGATTGCAGACCAGCACTGTTGGTGAGCCATGGCAGTTTGCCGGCAGCATCGCTGAGCTGAAGGGAGAGAAACCCAAGCGGCCCAACGGTGCCGGCGATGGCTGCGACCACTGAAAGCCCATCTGCGAGATCTCCGATGGGTCCGTCCACCCACCCCCTTGGCAGCACAGTGACCAAAAGGGTGCGGGGGCGAAGGGGTTCACCACGCCGCTCAAGAATCGAGAAGGTGATGGTGGTAGTGGTGGCGACCAGGGCCCAGGCGAGGAATCCCCAGTGCAGAAAACTCACGGCCAGGGCTGGATCCACGGCCGCAGCCGTTTTCCCCTCAACCCCTGCTGCTTGAAATAGAGGGGAAGGGGTGAGGTAGTGAAACAGCGGTTCGGCTGCTGACCAGAACACGCCACCGCCGGCGAGCAGGGTGCAGATCAATACTGCACACCAGTCAAAGAACTTGAAACTTGGTTTTGCGTTCTCACCCCCCAGTCTGAGCTTCCCGACAGGGCTAACTGCGATGGCCAGCGCGATCAGGAACAGCAGCAGCACCATCCACTGCCAGAGCCCACCGAGCAGCGTGCTGATCAGTGTTTGGCCCTGATCGGTGAACTTTTTGGCCAGGGCCAGGTCGATGGCTGACACCACCAGGAACACCAGCAAAGGGCCTGCTCCCACCCATAGCGGTGGTTGGCGCCACCAGGGGCGAGGGGAAGAGGGGGATTGCGACATGGATTTCTGGGGAGGGAGCGAGGCGCGGATGTGGATTTAGGCGCGGACAGCGTCGCGTTGGTGGCTCCAGCAGGACAGGTCCACCGCAGGTTGTTCGTTGCTGGCGAGGCGTGCCAGAGAATCGCCGATCAGGGGAGCGAACTTGAAGGCCTGGCCGGAACCTCCTGCGAACAGGCTGAGCTTCGGGGTGAGCCGATCCAGTACGAAGTTCACGTCGCTGGCCATGGAATATGGGCTGATCACGGTCTCCACTCGCTCCTGAACTCCCTCCAGTTCGTTGAACAGGAAGGTGTCGAGCAGCTCCACCAAGCGGGCCGGTGGTTCGGTGGCCATGGCGTTGGGTGCGGCCACCCGCAGCTCCCTTGGGGCCCAGTCGATGCCGGCTTTGATCCGAGGCCGGCCATCCGCCGTTCGGCTCAGCACGGGGAAGCCGTAGTACAGGCCGCCGTCATCGCCCCGTTCCTGCTGGAAGCAGAACCACTGGGGATAGCGATCGGCAAGTGCCGGGTCGACGGTGTAATGGGCCCAAAGCATTGGCCACACCTCGAGTTTCGGTGCCAGGCCGAGGGGAGCCAGCAGCAGCTGGCTCCAGATCCCGCAGGCCACAACCAATTGGCCGGCGGCAATGTGCTTGCCGTTCTCGAGGGTGACGCCTCCACCATCCGGATCGAGGCCCGCCACGGGGCAGTGCTCAATCAGCTGATGGCCGGCGTTGCGGGCGGTGTTGATCCAGTGGGCCACGACCCTGTCGCTGCGCACGGCACCTGCGGTGGGTTCGAACAGGCCGGTGAAGCCCGCCTTCGGCTTCAGCGGAAAACGGGCTGAGATTTGTTGGGCATCAAGGGCCTCATAGGGGATGCCCTGATCGTCCATGACGCGACGGGCCCCGGGGATGGATCCCTCGATCGTCTCTTCATCCCAGCTTTCGCCATAGAAGAGAAGACCGTGGGTTTCCCGCAGCTGTTCGCCGGCATGACTCTCCTCCTCTCGCCAAAGACGATTGGCTTCCTGGGCCAGACGGCAGAGCACCGGGTCGGAGTACATCTCCCGGAACATCCTGGTTTCGCCGTAGCTGCTGGCCTTGGCGTGGGCCAGGGTCTGGGCTTCCAGCAGCACCACATCGCGCACGCCGCGGCGGGCGAGGGATGCAGCGCAGCTGAGGCCCGCCATGCCGCCGCCGACGATCACAACCGCCGCGCTGCTGGGCAGGGAGGACGGAGTGCTCATTCGTTGTCTCCGAAGCTCAGGCCGATGGGTTCGGTGGAGGGTGTCGCCGCCACTTCCTCGAGGGCGGCACCAGCTGACAATCCCTGCTCGCGCTGATTCAGGTAGTCGCTGGCCCGCCGCCGTACTTCATCCCGGACGAAGGCATAGACGTCCTTGGCGCCGGCGTCTTTCCAGGCATCGGGGGAGAACCGTTCGATCGAATCGGCGATGACGGCGCCGGCATTCACCAGGGGGTCGGGCAGCACCCGCACACCGCGACGACGCAGGTCATCCGCCAACTGGGGTTGCTGAAAAGGGGCATTGGCTGCAGGCACCACGGCGGGGGTCCGCAGCGCCGTCGCCATTTCGGCGTTGATCAACCCGGAGATGGAGCAAGGCAGCATCAGGTCGAGGTCAAGTTCCCACCAGGGGCAGCTGTCCGGCAGAGGGGTCGCACCGGGGAAACTGGCTTTCCCACGATCCAGATCCACGGTGAACACCGTCCATCCGTGATCGACCAGATGGCGTGCCACCGTCCCGCCGACGGCGCCGCAACCATGCACAAGGGCTCGGCCTGGGCTGGCGTGATCGAGGTCCTTTTCCAGCACTGCTTCCACGGCGCCGAGAGTGCCATGGGCCGTGGCTGCACTGGCATCGACCGGGCTTCCCACCGCCGCCAACACATGGGGGGTGAGCGCCGTTAGACGCTCCATGTCCCCAAGGGTGGTGTTGAGATCGCAGCCCGTGATCATGGCGCCATCGAGCGATTCCAGCAGCTCAGCGGTGACGCTGATCAGTTCATCTTTCACCGCATCGGGTTCAGCGGCCCTGGCGACGATCTTGCCGCCGGCGAAACCGGTGCCGTAGAGATCGTGCTTGTTGGTCATCAACCCCGCAAGGCGTTGTCCGTCAGCAATGCAGGCCTCATCGCTGGGGTAGTTGAGCAAGCGCAGGCCCCCGTTGGCGGGGCGCTTGGCATCAGTGTCTTCCGCCACAACGAACACCGAGAGGTGATCGGAGACGTGTTCCGCCAGCACCGACACGGTCGGTGCTGTTTTCTTGCCGGTGCTCATCAGACCACTTTCTCCATCATCTGGTGGTGTTCGACGTAGTCGAGGCTCCATTCGCTGGGGTCTTCGGAGATGCGCTGCTGCAGACGCTCGTACACCGTGTCTGCAGCGCTGTCACCGGCAGCACTTGCGAAGCTGTGGCGGCTCCAGCTGCGGATCGTCGCCATCAGACCGGCGGCGAAAGCAGCCGTGTCACCGTTCTCGTTCCAGCGGCGTCGGTACGGGCACTTCACATAGACCGTGCGCTCGTCCACGAGGCGCAGTCCGTTGCGGTAGGCGGGGCTGCTCTCGTCCTTCAGCGGAGCCATGAACTCCTCAGGGGACTTGTAGAAATTCAGAACGGTGCCTTGTTTGTATTGCTCCGCGTTAATCAGGCCTTCCTCAGCCATGGCGTGCCAGATCTGGTGCAACTGGTCGTGCACATTGCGGGTTTCGCCGCCGTTATGACCGAGATAACGGCCTTCGCCATCACGGGAGAGGTTCACCGTCAGCAGTCGCCCGCCCACCTTCAGCTCGCGGCTGCGCAGTTCGAGGACGTGGTTCCAGTCCTTCATCGCCTGGGCGGTGAAACGCTGAAGGGCGTCGGCATCTCCTGAGGCCAGCACGTGGGTGTGGCTGTCGAGTGGTCCGGGAGAGGCGCTCAGCCAGTGCATGGCGGTCGCGGAGAAGCCGAAGCTCACGCTGTCCGGGGCCACGGAGGGTTCGTAGAAGCTGCGGGCACTCACCAGCACTGTTGGCTTCGGATCACGGGGGATCTGCAAGGCCAGGTTTTCAGCCAGAGCAAGGTTGTCGTTGCTCGGTAAGTCGTTACCGATCAGCGTCAGGTGAGCATTCGGCTGGTTGGCATGCAAGCGATCCAGCACTTCATTCCAGAGCCCCACGGCAGTGCCTCCATCGGCAGCTCCGTAATCGATCAGGACATGGCTGTCTGCGACAGCCAGTTGATTCACACAAGTCAAGGCCCAGTCCGAGGCGGCTTCAATGCACAGAAGAGCGCCTTCGGTCTGCGCGCTGTAACCCGTGGTCATGGCGATGGCCATGGACCTCGTCAGCGGCAGGTCTCACCGTACAGACCATGTCCCGGGGCCCTTTGTATCCGTGGTTCTTCTTCAGGATGCTTCGAGCAACTGACGCAGTTTGGGTTCCAGCAGGGTGAAGGCCTTGCCGCGGTGGCCGTGCTGCTTTTTCTCCGCCAAAGGCATCTCGGCGAAGGTGCGGCCGGTTCCAGCGACTTCGAAGATTGGGTCGTAGCCAAAGCCTTGATCCCCCCGGGGAGATGCTGTGATCAAGCCGTCGCAACGGCCTTCCACCTCCAGCAGGATCGTGCCGTCTGGCGCGGCGATGCAGAGGGCGGCGCAGAAATAGGCCTCGCGTTGGTTCGATCCCTTCAGGGCCTTCAACAGTCGTGCAATGCGCTCTGGATCGGTGGGGGCGTAGCGGGCGGAGTGAACGCCAGGGGCGCCATCAAGGGCATCAACGCTGAGGCCTGAATCGTCGGCCAAAGCCCATTCGCCTTTTGCAGCTGCAACGGATTGGGCTTTAAGACGGGCATTTGCAGCAAACGTGGTGCCTGTTTCCTCCACCTCCAAGCCCTCAGGCTGGGGGCACACGGTGACGGGGACGGCCTGCAGCAGACCCTGAAATTCACGAATTTTTCCGGCGTTCCCGCTGGCGATGACCAGTGTCTTCATGCGGCCTCTGCGAACTGCCTGGCCCAGGCCAGCACTGCATCCACCCGATCAGCATCCGGACCTTCGCAGTAGAGGCGCAGCAGAGGTTCGGTGCCTGAAAAGCGCAGCATCAGCCAGTGACTGGGCCCCATCCTCAGTTTGATCCCGTCTGTGGTGATCACGTCCAGTACCTCTACGCCTGCGACGGTCGAAGGTGTGCTCTGGGCCAACAGGGTCTCGAGCCTCCGGCGTGCCTCCATGTCAGCCAACCGCAGGTCGAGGCGGTCGTAGTGGCTGCTGCCTCCGTGCTGCTGCTGAAGAGCATCCAGCCGAGCTCCCAGGGGTTGTTTGCCTTCTACAAGGGCTTCCAGCACCAGCATCGCCGCGAAGAGTGCGTCCCGCTCGGGCAGGTGCATGCCAAAACCGACACCACCAGATTCCTCGCCGCCGATCAGCACGTCCCCCACCAGCATCTCTGCGGCGATGTATTTGAAGCCCACTGCGAGCTCAAGAACGTCGCGCCCCTGGGCTTCCGCCACCAGCCGCATCAGATCTGAGCCGCTGACGGTCTTGACCACCGTGCCCGGCAGCTGCCGGGCACGGGCCAGGTGATCGATCAACAGGGGCATCAGGAGCTGGGTGCTGCAGAACCGACCGGTTTCATCCACGGCGGCGATGCGATCACCATCGCCGTCGAACACCAGCCCTACGGCGGGAGTCCCGGCGGTTGTTGAGGCCTTGACCGAAGTGATCAGTTCTGCGAGGTAAGGCGCCAGGGGTTCCGGCGGATGACCACCGAACAAAGGGTTGCGATCGCTGCGGATTTCCTCAACCACTCCATGGGCGTCAGGGCCAAGCAGTTCCGTCACACACCCGGCCGCTGATCCGTGCATCGGATCCACGATCACCTTCAGGTTGATGGCCTTGAGGCCGCGCACCAGTGCGGGGAGGTCCAGCTTGCGCCGCAGACCCTCAAGATGCTCACCGCGACCATCAAAACGGGGGACATCTGCCTTGATCGGTGCCGTGATGCCGCCGGCGGCCAGGCGTCGTTCCACCGCGGCGGTGAAGTCTCCCTCGACCGATCCACCGAAGGGGCCCTTGATCTTCAGCCCCAGCCACTCCGGCGGGTTGTGACTGGCGGTGATCACCAGAGCTCCCAGGGCTTTGCGCTCCACCACGGCCCAGCTGCAGGCGGGTGTGGGGACAGCGGTGTCTGTCAGCAGAGGCTCGAGTTCACAACCCCGTACGGCGGCAGCGATGGCTTCCCCAAGTTCGGGGGCAAGGAAGCGCCGGTCGTAACCGATGACCACCGTTCGGCTGTTGAGGCCCTCTGGTGCGCGATGCGCGAGCTCCTGGGCAGCGGCAGCGGCAACGGGTAAGAGCCGTTCCACCGTGATGTCGACGCCGATGATTCCGCGCCAGCCATCGGTGCCGAACTTGATCGGAGCTGGGCTTAGGGGGAGGGGAGCCGACGCCATGGCACAGCCTGCACTTCAGTGGATCTAGCAGCTGGCAGCCGTAGGGTCGGCGGATGGGTGACACCCCGCCTGCCGACAACCCCCTCACCGACCGGTTGCTGCGCAGTTGGCTGCGTTGCCGTCGCAAGGCCTGGCTGGATCGCCACGGGGATCCAGCAGAACGACGCTGGACCGCCCACCGCAATCTTCTGCTCGATGACCAGCAGCGGTGTTTTGTGGCGTTGGTGCCCCGAAAACCAGACCATGGCTTGGCCGCTTGTGCTGCTGGTGCCGAGGCCGTTGTGGGTCTGCGGTTGAAGGGTCTGGGGCCCTCCGGTGAACCCCTGGAGGCGCATCCTCCCCTGCTCCGGCGGGTCAAGGGCCAGAGCCGCTGGGGTGACTTCGCCTACCAACCGGTGTTGGCACGTCAGGGCCGCCGCACCACCCGGGAACATCAGCTTCCTCTGGCCCTGATGGCTCTGCTCCTCGAGCAGGAGCAACAGGCTGATGTCCCATCCATGCTGGTTCTGGGCGGCGGCGGCCGACGGCTGGAACAGGAGCGGGTCCATCTGTCGAACGGCCTGCGCCGACAGCTTGCGGAAGGGCTGCGCAAACTGCAGGCCGACCTCGAGCGACCGCTCCCCCCTCCCTTGGCGGCCGACCGCCGCAAGTGCTCACTCTGCAGCTGGCGGGTGACCTGCAACGCCGTGGCGGCGGAGGAAGGACATCTGAGTGAGGTCAGTGGCATCGGGGCCAAGCGGCGTGAAATGTTGCTGGAACTTGGGATTCGCGGTCTCTCCGATCTGGCCGCTGCTGATCCGACGCAGCTCGCCGAGCGGATGCAACGCTTTGGGGATCAGCATGGGGAGGTGGCTGCTTCCCTCGTGGCCCAGGCCAGGGCGCAGCGGGATGGTCGCGTTGAACGTTTGGACGCCGCACCGGTCCTTCCGGAATTGCGCGACTGCCCTGGTGTGCTCCTGTACGACATCGAGTCCGATCCAGATGCCCGTCACGACTTTCTCCACGGTTTTCTGGTTTTGCCCAGAACTGAAAGTGGGGACTGGGACCTTGCGTCAGTGGCGTATCACCCGATCCTGGCTCTGGCTGAGCACGGCGAAGCCCGTTGTTGGCTCCGGCTGCAACGGTTGCTCAATCACTATCGGAGCTGGCCGATTCTTCACTACGGGGAAACAGAAAGCCTCGCCCTGAGGCGGCTTGCTGAGCGGCGGGGCGCTGCTGAGGACGAGCTGCTGCAGCTTCGTCATCGTCTCGTGGATGTGCATGCCCGGGTGCGGCGTCACTGGCGCCTGCCGTTGGCCAGTTACGGCCTCAAGGCCGTCGCCGGTTGGCAGGGATTTCACTGGAATCAGGCCGGTGCCGACGGGGCCCGGGCGTTGCTGTGGTGGAGGCAGTGGCAGGGCGATGGTCTCCATCGACGCGGCAACAGGCATGGGCTGCGCTGGATCTTTGATTACAACCGCGATGACTGCCTCGCCACCTGGGCCGTTGCCGCCTGGTTGCTTCAGCGAGATCAGGGCTCGGGATCCTGAAACGCTTCAGGTCGGCTGATCCGGAGCTGTTCTCCATTGGGTCCCTCCAGCATTTCACTGGCAAGCCACTGACGGCGCACCAGGGCCAGTCCAATCCAGCTCCCGTCGTGTTCCAGAGCACTGGTGATCACGCCGGCCCGCTCTCCGTCCAGTGTGAGTTTGGTGCCGGTCGAGAGCGGGCAGCGGCAGCTCCAACAGCGCAGCTGTTGTTTCACTCCCGCCTGGCCAACGAGTTTGGCCATGGTCTCCTGGCCCAGATAGCAGCCCTTCTCTGTGCTGATCCGTGCGACGAGTCCGAGTTCCAGAGGGTTGGTCTCGCCATTGAGTTCACCGGGTCCCGGTGGGAAGCCGCTCTGGAGCCGCCAACGCTCCAACACTGCTGCATTGACGGGCTGTCCGGATGCCCAAGGTTCCGGCAGTGCCGCATTTGGCTCGAACCAGGCCGCAGCAGTGTTGGGCTCCAGCCACTGCAGCCGGCGCAGCTGGTCCAGAGGCTGGAGTCGTATCCGATCGGCCGGAAAGATCACTTGATCGAATCCGGCCTGAA
The Synechococcus sp. PROS-U-1 DNA segment above includes these coding regions:
- a CDS encoding SAM-dependent methyltransferase; the encoded protein is MAIAMTTGYSAQTEGALLCIEAASDWALTCVNQLAVADSHVLIDYGAADGGTAVGLWNEVLDRLHANQPNAHLTLIGNDLPSNDNLALAENLALQIPRDPKPTVLVSARSFYEPSVAPDSVSFGFSATAMHWLSASPGPLDSHTHVLASGDADALQRFTAQAMKDWNHVLELRSRELKVGGRLLTVNLSRDGEGRYLGHNGGETRNVHDQLHQIWHAMAEEGLINAEQYKQGTVLNFYKSPEEFMAPLKDESSPAYRNGLRLVDERTVYVKCPYRRRWNENGDTAAFAAGLMATIRSWSRHSFASAAGDSAADTVYERLQQRISEDPSEWSLDYVEHHQMMEKVV
- a CDS encoding folate-binding protein YgfZ, yielding MTMLFWDANLPRLRLNGSGARQFLQGQTSADLSTLHPGDLLQTCWLTATGRLRAVLEVRLDADGADVIVLAGDASAVQAGFDQVIFPADRIRLQPLDQLRRLQWLEPNTAAAWFEPNAALPEPWASGQPVNAAVLERWRLQSGFPPGPGELNGETNPLELGLVARISTEKGCYLGQETMAKLVGQAGVKQQLRCWSCRCPLSTGTKLTLDGERAGVITSALEHDGSWIGLALVRRQWLASEMLEGPNGEQLRISRPEAFQDPEP
- the rdgB gene encoding RdgB/HAM1 family non-canonical purine NTP pyrophosphatase; amino-acid sequence: MKTLVIASGNAGKIREFQGLLQAVPVTVCPQPEGLEVEETGTTFAANARLKAQSVAAAKGEWALADDSGLSVDALDGAPGVHSARYAPTDPERIARLLKALKGSNQREAYFCAALCIAAPDGTILLEVEGRCDGLITASPRGDQGFGYDPIFEVAGTGRTFAEMPLAEKKQHGHRGKAFTLLEPKLRQLLEAS
- a CDS encoding FAD-dependent oxidoreductase, with product MSTPSSLPSSAAVVIVGGGMAGLSCAASLARRGVRDVVLLEAQTLAHAKASSYGETRMFREMYSDPVLCRLAQEANRLWREEESHAGEQLRETHGLLFYGESWDEETIEGSIPGARRVMDDQGIPYEALDAQQISARFPLKPKAGFTGLFEPTAGAVRSDRVVAHWINTARNAGHQLIEHCPVAGLDPDGGGVTLENGKHIAAGQLVVACGIWSQLLLAPLGLAPKLEVWPMLWAHYTVDPALADRYPQWFCFQQERGDDGGLYYGFPVLSRTADGRPRIKAGIDWAPRELRVAAPNAMATEPPARLVELLDTFLFNELEGVQERVETVISPYSMASDVNFVLDRLTPKLSLFAGGSGQAFKFAPLIGDSLARLASNEQPAVDLSCWSHQRDAVRA
- a CDS encoding glutamate dehydrogenase, giving the protein MSTGKKTAPTVSVLAEHVSDHLSVFVVAEDTDAKRPANGGLRLLNYPSDEACIADGQRLAGLMTNKHDLYGTGFAGGKIVARAAEPDAVKDELISVTAELLESLDGAMITGCDLNTTLGDMERLTALTPHVLAAVGSPVDASAATAHGTLGAVEAVLEKDLDHASPGRALVHGCGAVGGTVARHLVDHGWTVFTVDLDRGKASFPGATPLPDSCPWWELDLDLMLPCSISGLINAEMATALRTPAVVPAANAPFQQPQLADDLRRRGVRVLPDPLVNAGAVIADSIERFSPDAWKDAGAKDVYAFVRDEVRRRASDYLNQREQGLSAGAALEEVAATPSTEPIGLSFGDNE
- a CDS encoding phosphoglucomutase/phosphomannomutase family protein — encoded protein: MASAPLPLSPAPIKFGTDGWRGIIGVDITVERLLPVAAAAAQELAHRAPEGLNSRTVVIGYDRRFLAPELGEAIAAAVRGCELEPLLTDTAVPTPACSWAVVERKALGALVITASHNPPEWLGLKIKGPFGGSVEGDFTAAVERRLAAGGITAPIKADVPRFDGRGEHLEGLRRKLDLPALVRGLKAINLKVIVDPMHGSAAGCVTELLGPDAHGVVEEIRSDRNPLFGGHPPEPLAPYLAELITSVKASTTAGTPAVGLVFDGDGDRIAAVDETGRFCSTQLLMPLLIDHLARARQLPGTVVKTVSGSDLMRLVAEAQGRDVLELAVGFKYIAAEMLVGDVLIGGEESGGVGFGMHLPERDALFAAMLVLEALVEGKQPLGARLDALQQQHGGSSHYDRLDLRLADMEARRRLETLLAQSTPSTVAGVEVLDVITTDGIKLRMGPSHWLMLRFSGTEPLLRLYCEGPDADRVDAVLAWARQFAEAA
- a CDS encoding TM0106 family RecB-like putative nuclease, giving the protein MGDTPPADNPLTDRLLRSWLRCRRKAWLDRHGDPAERRWTAHRNLLLDDQQRCFVALVPRKPDHGLAACAAGAEAVVGLRLKGLGPSGEPLEAHPPLLRRVKGQSRWGDFAYQPVLARQGRRTTREHQLPLALMALLLEQEQQADVPSMLVLGGGGRRLEQERVHLSNGLRRQLAEGLRKLQADLERPLPPPLAADRRKCSLCSWRVTCNAVAAEEGHLSEVSGIGAKRREMLLELGIRGLSDLAAADPTQLAERMQRFGDQHGEVAASLVAQARAQRDGRVERLDAAPVLPELRDCPGVLLYDIESDPDARHDFLHGFLVLPRTESGDWDLASVAYHPILALAEHGEARCWLRLQRLLNHYRSWPILHYGETESLALRRLAERRGAAEDELLQLRHRLVDVHARVRRHWRLPLASYGLKAVAGWQGFHWNQAGADGARALLWWRQWQGDGLHRRGNRHGLRWIFDYNRDDCLATWAVAAWLLQRDQGSGS
- a CDS encoding BCCT family transporter translates to MSQSPSSPRPWWRQPPLWVGAGPLLVFLVVSAIDLALAKKFTDQGQTLISTLLGGLWQWMVLLLFLIALAIAVSPVGKLRLGGENAKPSFKFFDWCAVLICTLLAGGGVFWSAAEPLFHYLTPSPLFQAAGVEGKTAAAVDPALAVSFLHWGFLAWALVATTTTITFSILERRGEPLRPRTLLVTVLPRGWVDGPIGDLADGLSVVAAIAGTVGPLGFLSLQLSDAAGKLPWLTNSAGLQSLVVVLLTAVFATSTVSGIQKGIKWLSELNVWLTIALAAGLLLLGPGLWLIQHFFSALLSNVVHLPQMALLPRNAQTGEWLNWWTIFYWGWFLGYAPLMGLFTAGVSRGRSIRELVLAVAILCPLVTNLWFTLVGGTGMYLDLNGKDITSALESDGINAAASTLLTILSQLPLSGLLIPIGLLLVVLFMCTSADSMSYAAAMVVSGRDEPPAPLRLFWALMIGSLTLVLLRVGSSLTDPTSINALQAFIVIAAVPVTPLVLATLWSAPRLAWKEAKREGLS